A genome region from Symbiobacterium terraclitae includes the following:
- a CDS encoding NADH-quinone oxidoreductase subunit N, with protein MTGAVSWSQLVNPSYIAVLPHLLITATLLVVMVVDFYVKEKRNLVWVTLGGVVLALASVWWSATDPTIQSAIAARRPLEYWGNMIIADGFTFFMNAVLLGIAALVILLSSDYVAKFLRGAYMEFYEIVLAVTLGMMFMVSSRDLLTIYIGLELSSISSYILAGILRKDAKSNEAGLKYFLTGSVASAVLLFGLSLIFGATGTTRLPEIAASLLGASPVVAAAGSALTPLLVTGMVFLIAGFAFKVAAVPMHLWAPDVYEGSATPVTAFFSVGPKGAAMAAILRVFVGGLGVAPYTERWTLIWAVVAAVSMTLGNLVALQQTNIKRMMAYSSIAQAGYILVGVAASGLQVAEGISSVLFYVMAYAVTNLGIFAVLTHMDQEGGWVAVDDFKGLANRNPMYAWALLLFFVSLIGIPPTVGFLGKVFLFQAAAEAGYVWLAVLMAINSVISVGYYYRVVKVMFLEKGDQPALQRSGPIGVTVVLSLVGVVLFTIFANPFVQWTAQSAALLK; from the coding sequence TTGACGGGCGCAGTCAGTTGGAGCCAGCTGGTCAACCCGAGTTACATCGCCGTCCTCCCGCACCTGCTCATCACGGCCACCCTGCTGGTGGTCATGGTCGTCGACTTCTACGTCAAGGAGAAGCGCAACCTCGTCTGGGTTACGCTGGGCGGCGTCGTGCTCGCGCTCGCCTCCGTCTGGTGGAGCGCCACCGACCCGACGATCCAGTCGGCCATCGCAGCACGCCGCCCCCTGGAGTACTGGGGCAACATGATCATCGCAGACGGGTTCACCTTCTTCATGAACGCCGTGCTGCTGGGCATCGCCGCCCTGGTCATCCTGCTCTCGTCCGACTACGTGGCCAAGTTCCTGCGCGGGGCGTACATGGAGTTCTATGAGATCGTCCTGGCCGTCACGCTGGGCATGATGTTCATGGTCTCCTCCCGCGATCTGCTCACCATCTACATCGGCCTGGAGCTCTCCTCGATCTCCTCGTACATCCTGGCGGGCATCCTCCGCAAGGATGCCAAGTCCAACGAGGCGGGGCTCAAGTACTTCCTCACCGGCTCGGTGGCCTCGGCCGTGTTGCTGTTCGGCCTCTCGCTGATCTTCGGCGCGACGGGCACCACCCGGCTGCCGGAGATCGCGGCGAGCCTCCTGGGCGCCAGCCCCGTGGTCGCCGCCGCAGGCAGCGCGCTCACGCCGCTGCTGGTCACCGGCATGGTCTTCCTGATTGCCGGGTTCGCCTTCAAGGTGGCCGCGGTGCCGATGCACCTCTGGGCGCCTGACGTGTACGAGGGCTCCGCCACCCCGGTGACGGCGTTCTTCTCCGTCGGCCCCAAGGGCGCCGCCATGGCTGCGATCCTGCGGGTCTTCGTGGGCGGGCTGGGCGTCGCGCCGTACACGGAGCGCTGGACGCTCATCTGGGCCGTGGTCGCTGCGGTCTCCATGACCCTGGGCAACCTGGTGGCGCTGCAGCAGACCAACATCAAGCGCATGATGGCCTACTCCTCCATCGCCCAGGCCGGGTACATCCTGGTGGGCGTGGCGGCGTCGGGCCTGCAGGTCGCCGAGGGCATCTCCTCCGTGCTCTTCTACGTGATGGCCTACGCCGTGACGAACCTCGGCATCTTCGCCGTCCTGACCCACATGGACCAGGAGGGCGGCTGGGTCGCCGTGGACGACTTCAAGGGGCTGGCCAACCGGAACCCGATGTACGCCTGGGCCCTGCTGCTCTTCTTCGTGTCGCTGATCGGCATCCCGCCCACGGTGGGCTTCCTGGGCAAGGTCTTCCTCTTCCAGGCGGCTGCCGAGGCCGGCTACGTGTGGCTGGCGGTGCTGATGGCGATCAACTCGGTGATCTCGGTGGGCTACTACTACCGGGTCGTCAAGGTCATGTTCCTGGAGAAGGGCGACCAGCCGGCGCTGCAGCGCAGCGGCCCCATCGGCGTCACCGTGGTCCTCTCGCTGGTGGGCGTCGTCCTGTTCACCATCTTCGCCAACCCGTTCGTGCAGTGGACCGCCCAGTCGGCGGCGCTGCTCAAGTAG
- a CDS encoding alanyl-tRNA editing protein, translated as MLDQTCFYAESGGQPSDAGTLGGQPVRGVHLGEDGAIVHLVDAPLEGSVTGRVDWARRLDAMEQHTGQHLLSAVFVHLFGADTVAWHLGAEAVTIDVEMDGLTADQAEEAELTCNRLIRAGLAVRTHLTDSDRVQQFPLRKPPAIEGEIRVVEIDGYDWAACGGTHVRSTGELGLLKIKAWERYKRLTRITFLAGQRALRDYLSLDRMTRDLARRLTIGVDDLPGWTDRTQEELNSLRKRVRMQQEQLLAIEAKELIAGARRVGPARVVRQSFGGRPFEELRLLAGMVAAEPGCVAVFGTRGAVPQLILHRAVDLRLDVGKIIREVLPLINGKGGGSPVQAQGGGSRPEQLEAALDAAVEQIARALGR; from the coding sequence GTGCTGGATCAGACGTGCTTCTACGCGGAGTCCGGCGGTCAGCCCAGCGACGCCGGAACGCTCGGAGGGCAGCCCGTCCGCGGCGTGCACCTGGGGGAGGACGGGGCGATCGTCCACCTGGTGGACGCGCCCCTGGAGGGCTCCGTCACCGGCCGGGTGGACTGGGCCCGCAGGCTGGACGCGATGGAACAGCACACGGGCCAGCACCTCCTCTCCGCCGTCTTCGTCCACCTGTTCGGCGCCGACACAGTCGCCTGGCACCTGGGCGCAGAGGCGGTCACCATCGACGTGGAGATGGACGGCCTCACGGCGGACCAGGCCGAGGAGGCCGAGCTTACCTGCAACCGGCTGATCCGCGCCGGCCTCGCGGTGCGGACCCACCTGACCGATTCGGATCGCGTCCAGCAGTTCCCCCTGCGCAAGCCGCCCGCCATCGAGGGCGAGATCCGCGTGGTCGAGATCGACGGCTACGACTGGGCGGCGTGCGGCGGCACCCACGTGCGCAGCACCGGAGAGCTGGGCCTCCTGAAGATCAAGGCCTGGGAGCGCTACAAGCGGCTGACCCGCATCACGTTCCTCGCCGGCCAGCGGGCGCTGCGCGACTACCTCTCCCTCGACCGCATGACGCGCGACCTCGCCCGGCGCCTCACGATCGGGGTCGACGACCTGCCGGGCTGGACCGACCGCACCCAGGAGGAGCTGAACAGCCTGCGAAAGCGGGTGCGCATGCAGCAGGAGCAGCTGCTCGCCATCGAGGCGAAGGAGCTCATCGCCGGGGCGCGCCGCGTCGGGCCGGCGCGGGTCGTGCGGCAGAGCTTCGGCGGCCGGCCGTTCGAGGAGCTGCGGCTCCTGGCCGGCATGGTGGCCGCCGAGCCCGGGTGCGTCGCCGTCTTCGGGACCCGTGGCGCCGTGCCGCAGTTGATCCTGCACCGCGCCGTGGACCTGCGCCTCGACGTGGGGAAGATCATCCGTGAGGTCCTGCCGCTGATCAACGGCAAGGGCGGGGGATCGCCCGTTCAGGCGCAGGGCGGCGGCAGCCGTCCCGAGCAGTTGGAGGCGGCGCTCGACGCCGCGGTGGAGCAGATCGCCCGGGCGCTGGGGCGCTGA